The Ipomoea triloba cultivar NCNSP0323 chromosome 4, ASM357664v1 DNA segment GAAATTTGTCTTCCGGGTATAAAGCTCGACTGGTGGGGTCCCACTAGTTTCTTAGACATTTCCTTAAGGTGGAGCACCAGTGTCTTTGTTAGTAACTTGTATGTGACATTGCATAAGCCAATTGGACGAAGCTGTCTAACATTTTCTGGATTCGGCACCTTAGGTAATAGGGTGATGATGGTATCATTGCATCCTTGTGGAAGCTCTCCTTCTGAAAAAAATCTAAGACCAAACTCGATCAAGCTTCCCCTAGTTACATCCCATGTTTTTTGATAGAATCCAGCGCTAAACCCATCCGGTCCTGGTGCTTTACACGGGTTCATTGCGAATAAGGCTTGTTTGATCTCCTCTGCTTGAAATGGACGGTTAACTTCCTCCCAGTCCTGTTCACTTAGTGTTGGGAATCATCCATGTGGTAGAGTTTGAGTGCTCCTGTTCTGCCCTTCTGAAAATAGATTCTCAAAGTAGTTACAAACATGGTTCAGGAGTAAAATCTTATCCGAGATCCAGCTTCCCTCCTCAGCCCGTAGTGCTTCGATCCTAGTTCTATTCTTTTTCACTGAAGTAGCCGTGTGGTAAAATCTCGTATTACAGTCCCCAGATGTTATCCAATCTTCTCTCGATCGTTGATACCATAATAGTTCTTCTTGTTGGAGTGTTACTTGCAATTCTTCCCTAAGTTTCTTCTCTAATCTGATTAAGCCATTCGTGACCTATGTTGAGAGGCTTCTCTGCACACCTTTGATTCTAGATAGCAAGCGTTTCTTAGTCTAGAAAATGTTCCCAACCGTGTTCTTGTTCCAGGCTTGTAGAGCTACTGCagtgttttgtttgttttcttctatCCCTTTTCCACTATCCCATGATTTTTTTACACAGTTTATAAAGTCTGCATGAACTGCCCACGCCATATTGAATCTGAAAGCCTTCCTTCCAACTGTATTCAGGTGAGGGTCACTACGGATTAACAGTGGTGCATGATCTGAATTGATTAATGGAAGATGTTCCACCTTTGCCTCTGGAAATCTGGTTCTCCATTCTACATTACACAAAGCTCGGTCTAGTCTTGCACCTCTGAATGAGTCAGTGTTATTCCCTCTCATCCATGTAAATTCTGCTCCAATGAATCCTAAATCTAAGAGACCTTCCTGATAGATCCATTGTCTGAAATCGGAACATCTTGCCATATTGAAACACTCTGAATTACTCACTTCTTCCCTACACATCACCGAATTGAAATCTCCGCAAGCTAACCAACATTGTTGTGGATCGAAATTGGAAGAGGAGAGATCCGAGAATAACTTCTTTCGTAATGAGTGATTTGGACTGGCATATACTAGAGAAATCAGCCACGGACTTGAGTTAGCTTCCTTTACCCAGAGATTGACGAACTGGGGGTGGGTGCTCAATACTTGAATCCTTAAAGGGTGGTTCCAGAAGATCTATATTCCCCCAGAGAACCCCACGGCCTCAACTCTGATCCATTCCTCAAAACCAAAGCTGGTACAAATGCGATTCGCTTGTTCACCTGATACCTTAGGTTCTAAATTCTAATAGACAGACCAAATCTGGTGTATAATCCTTGCAAAAAAGTTTTAGGGTACGTTTAAAAGGTTTAGAAGCTGCCCCTTGACAATTCCATATTAAGCAGATCATTTGAACAAGACAAAAGGTGTTGTGCTCAGGAGCACGGGCGATCGCCCATTACCATGTCATCATGGTCCAATTGACCACTTTTGTCACACATACTTTCATCGGTTAAACTTTCTCTGTTTGTGAAGACTGCAGGAACGTCAGGAGGGTTCTCCTTGAATGCAAAGTTGAACTCCTCAAGATGTGACGATTCTGGGGCCTCCTCCTCTGGGTGGACAATTACTGTGCTTACTATCTGTTTCCCATAGTTCTGTCCCCTTACAACTGTATGTTCGGACTCTGTTGCTGCCCTCCTCGGGGCTCCACCTCTGCCGCCTCTTCCTTCGGTGGCTCCACGTCTAGCTTGGTATTGGTCTGTAGGAACAGGTCTACGAGGTGGTTCATATTCCTTTGCCGTTTTCGTGACTTGATGAGTTCTGATTCTAGGCAAGTTTGGTGTCCTGTTCTGGGCTGTCGTCGGAGTATCTATGCCTCTCATAGTGTTGCCTTCCTCATCCTCGTTTATTCCCTCTAAAATGGCATATCTAGAGTCCGATATCATCCCTCTCTGGTCTTGGTTTGTTGCTGCCATCTGCACGTTCCCATTCCTTCTGCGGTCTGGTGGCCCATTTCCGTTTCTGCGTGGGGTTTTTCTTTCCTTCTTGGCTACTAACATCCAAGCTCCGAAGTTCCCTTTGAATTCCCGCCTTGGCGTGGTCTGCCTCATAGGCCTTGGTTGGTTCTCTTGTACTGGCTGCTCTGTACCCTGCGGATGGTCTTCGGATGTAGGGTTTTCCTTCTCGACTGTCTCGGTACCTCCTATGCCACACTGCCCTTGCTTGTGCCCATAGATACCACAACTAAAACAAACCATGTGTATGCCTTCATACTCTATGGGTAGTACTTCATTCTCCAAGGTAAACTTTGACAATAAAGGCTTTGACAGATCAACCTCAAGGCATACTCTGGCAAATTTACCAATCGAAACTAAGCTAGTGGTGGTATCGACTTTGACTGGACGCCCTATCTACTTACCGATTTTTGTCAAGAAATCCTCTTCAAAGTACTCTATGGGTAATGCTGGGAATCTTGCCCACACTAATAGTTTTCTAAGCTTGTTCTTGTAGGGATGGAAGTTGGGTTCCCACTCCTGTACAGTCAAATAATGTCCTAGCACAATCCATGGACCTTCGAACTTTGCGAAATCATAGTCTCTCATGGATTCGAACTTGGCTAAGAAATAGTCTTGGTCCAAGGCAATTAGTTCGAACCCAGCTTCAGTTTTCCACATATTCTGTAATCTTTGTAGCAGATAGGAGTAACTTACCTTCCTCCCAAGAACCCTAAGAATAAGGGACCTCCGCCATGGCCTTCTGAGGCGTTCTTTCTCAGCTTTCGTAACCGGAATCCTGGGGCAGTTCGGGTCCCCGATGTCTTCGTCCATATTTTCCTCGTCTGAGACTTCTTCAGGTTCAATTGGCCCGGAGTCTTCCTTCCTTCCCCACGCTGGGTTGGGTGTCTCTACTGGCGTCCTCCAATGAGCAGAATCTGGTGATTTGAGCCCGACGGTGAAGGGGGTTGTCTGACCATCCTCTTCAATCGGAGTTGTCATCGGCGATTCCATCGAACCCCTATTCCTTTTGGGTTTCTTCCCACTGCGTTGCGGATCATCTTAGGCCGCCGGCGACTGAGCGGTCGCCGGCGGAGTTCTTGACTTGGAGCTTTGGTCCGTGACTACTCCACTTCTTGGAGCATttcttgaaagaaaaaaaagttttttcttACCTATCCTTtactaaaaatgtcatttgacaagtattaaatatttaatgttaaacttccgttatatttaacgaaaagaatttggtaaaattataaatgattaggatatattaggaatttaattggaggttgcacaataagaagagcacaaagtacaatatgttatagcagactattacaccgacatttttttagttccagttaggggtctaacattattgactcttattataagtgtagagaTGTAGAGATAAGAATCAAACCTTGCAACTATTAGCAATGCAAAACTTCCTTTCTATGAGTCAAAGCAAACGATGTcaatcaaaacaaacaaaagaaaaacaaaacaaaagcagAAAATACGTACAAGGGTAGATAAAGTATGAATAAGACAAAACAAggctattattttattattattgaaatggGACACGGGTTTATTTTATTGGATAAGTTTTGCCGCAAGAAGGTGAAGAGGAAGCATGAAGCAAAATGTTAAAGGATGTGCTATCAAGGGGTATCAAATCCACGACTTCAAACATGACATCACAAGTTCTAAACCACTAAGCTATAACACATCCTATGTATTATAAAGTAGTGTGCTCTATTTACCCGTGTGAAATAAAAGCAATCTGGTGCCGTACATTTATCGAGCATCTGGAGGGGCTCTATACTATAAATAGGCACTCTTTCCTCCCCTTAAAGATCATCCCTTAAACCACGACATCTCTCTTGGTCCATTGGCTTGTGATCCTAACTTTTAACCCATACACTAGGGTTTAATTCTTAGCAacaacataattatttttagtccaCTAGGGTATAGCTTGTATTAGTCATTTATTATTTGGGCTATCGTTTTGGGCCGTTATCTTGGGCTTTATACGTACTCTTTTGGGCCTAGCGCCCCGAACtaataatactactattttctTACCCCGTTCTTACTTCCATACCTGGTTTGTGGTGGACCCGATTTCAACAaaactatcaattattattattattattattattattattattattattattattgttattattattattattattgttattattattattatagtgtGAATAGTAtgtggaaaatatatatatatatatatatatatatatatatataattcgcaatctaactattaattttgacttttagttgagatgaaacacatacttcaatttggtatcaaagtcaaccccatgccaaaggtcatgggttcaaatcTTTGCGTcactcaataaaaaaaaagatattatgGTCTATGTGTTACTTGGAGCCCATAAAAAAGTAATCGGTCCACACATGTGAAggggcgtgttgagcatataatatataaaacataaatgtgcaatccaactactAGTTTAggcttttaattgagatggaacacatgctattagtttaggcttttagttgagatgaaacgcATGCTTCAATTAGTATCATATAAACCTAATGTGATAGATATTTTATTGTATCGgatactattaatattaatactacccgatacaaataaatatttcaagtaTGAAATATTTAATCGCACCAAATATTATTGGCACAGGTATCAATCAAGAACAATTAACAAgtcactaaaattatttttatttaaatttcatgtCAGCATTGTAGAAGGGTTATTTGGGAAAAACTTGGAGAAAATGTTaaatgaacaaaattttaaaaataaatatgtccAATTAGATCTTATTTTAATCTATAAGGTGTGAATTAAACCGTCATTAATAATAGATAAGATTATTTGACCATtctcctttaaaaaaatcaataaaattataaaataaaaagcaatatGATTATATTGAGTACTATTGTATGTGCTAGTTCTAATATTACTCCGTAcgatgaaattaaatatttcatttttatgtatgaaatatttgatTGTACTGTatcgacaaattattgtgtgggtCATGGTTCACACATTGCAGTGTgaactgtgtgaaccataataaaaagtacattatttgtgtactaaatatacattatacaaaataatgtactttcacagggcgtttggttggatggaattttaattctattcCCACTTAATTTCAAAGGCAACTAAATTCATTAGTTTGGTTGGAAAGAATCGCAATTCcacgaaattgcaattccctcatttttatggaattaaaatcctatGTCCCCCTATGGGATTTTAATTCTGTGggttttaaaaagaaaaagaaaaaaaaaaagaatccaaagacaaaattatccttcctattttttaacctaaaattaatgTCTGACATTCCCTTCTAGATGATAacgtgtattattcttcgactacTGTCAACAGAAAACGCCGTTCCTGAGAAATAATCATTCTAAGCCAACcttaatcaaatatgttttctcaaaactctcaagtatttaaatttggTGTGTATATAGCGTATTTTCCTacattttgaaaaacaaaattttgaatttaatatattatacctTTTTAGTGTTTGGATATGCAAATGAGTCCAAAAGATACTTGTCatataagataataataataataacaacaacaacaacaacaacaacaacaaacttTGTACTACTTATTCCTTTCCATCCCATATATACCaaatattggaattgaaattccaataattttattcttgcaaaccaaacactggaattaaaactctcactttattcccacattattctttttcatggaattacaattcatttcccacATAATTCATTTCCTCAAACCAAATGCCTaatcagtactcaaataatgtactttccttGAATACaacgtacatttttaatatactacaaatacattatttatgtactaaatatatattactacgGGTATTTGATAGTGTGTTCTACACAACTatgtgaatcatggtccacgTAATAATGATTTCGGATATACTATCCACAAATATGAGATGGAAAGAATATGTGTGCAGTAAAAAGTAAAAGCCAAAGAAGCAAGGGAGTAGGCTTCTTTTTACCTATTTGGTGAATGGAATTAAGCAAGCAAAAGGAAAAGCTTCAGATCGAGGCAGCGAATATTATTTGCAGAGCTAAAATCTTATCTGAAAAATGTCTGACCTGAGAAGTGGGTAATGAATTATGGATTTTGGACTCTGTGGGCAGGGTCTGTGCACTGTGCACTCCGAtccatatatgatatatcaaaGATTTGCATATTGGGAGTTGAGTGGGGAGTTTATGAATGACTTCACATAGCATTAAAGTCCTTTTTTTCTTGTCTTCATGGTTAAAAGATTCATCTCATCTTAATGGCTTTGCAACTACACAACAAAATTCAATCTGCACAAATAATATTGCTGCATGCCCAAGGAGGGTATAATGCttcataattctttttattcaatCCAGTAAACACTTTCTTAAAGAAATGCCATATTCTCACTTTGGATGAAAATTAAAGCAGTTCCTATGGATTATTGGATGTTATGCCCGGGAGCATGGCTCACTGAATGACTAATCAacaataagggtgtgtttggttcgcacatgtgaattggaatcggaatggttatcaaatacttggtaatggtaatgggttttgatgaaagtattttgcatggtTGGTAGTAGAgtgaaatgagaatgattattaatagttggggaagtgGTTGAGGAGGAAGGGATGAAatccttattttattattaggGAATGGGTTTTGcaaggggtaatcaaaacccatagtaaTGCTCTATaaatctgtcaaccaaacaataacaataactttgGTACACATTCATGATAGctaaacctatcaaccaaacacatttttattttactacaaaCGGGACCTCGGGGACCGCAGAGAGGTTGACCATTCattgggtgtttggttggaaagaattacaattccattcccacctaattcccaCATAATTCTGAAGACAAGCAAATTCTTTCGTTTGGTtagaggaaattgcaattccgtgtaatttaaattctctcattttcatggaattagaatctcatgcCCCCCTGgtatttcaatttcatggattttagaaagaaaataattaactttGAGACAGaattatccttttcttttttaacctaaaattgatgtttgacctCCCTCTTTCGATTATAGTGTGTATTATTCTTCCTCTAGTGTGTATTATTCTTCCTCTCAACACAGAACGTCAATCAGTAGGCCAACctcaatcaaatatgttttctcaaaactcacttatctattttattgctttcattatgcaattttagagtttatttgCAGCGTGctacataaatttttaaaagcaaaatttgaatttagtcatttaggatttataataataataataataataagtatgggCATTTTGGAGTTTATACTATTTATTCCCTGTTAATTCCCATGCATACCAAACATTGCAATTGAAATTCTCAGTAATTCTATTCCtccaaaccaaacactggaatttaaattaccactttatttccacattacatactctcatttttttccattttttactCCATCCTTACTTGGCATATTCTTATTCATCTAGAAAAATTAGTGGgtcacaatttttattattttctttatcttcTATCAATCAAATCATGACACATGGTGAAAGTTTTACTCAATCGGAGTACATGTAACAcctatacaaaattacattaatttATTCGGAGTACATG contains these protein-coding regions:
- the LOC116015972 gene encoding uncharacterized protein LOC116015972 → MCREEVSNSECFNMARCSDFRQWIYQEGLLDLGFIGAEFTWMRGNNTDSFRGARLDRALCNVEWRTRFPEAKVEHLPLINSDHAPLLIRSDPHLNTVGRKAFRFNMAWAVHADFINCVKKSWDSGKGIEENKQNTAVALQAWNKNTVGNIF